A DNA window from Theobroma cacao cultivar B97-61/B2 chromosome 5, Criollo_cocoa_genome_V2, whole genome shotgun sequence contains the following coding sequences:
- the LOC18598754 gene encoding cytosolic sulfotransferase 15 yields MPISAYTISSMGIPHFKKTPSTNVAEEDQQEKMDKECEELVLSLPKEKGWRTPYLYKFQGFWCQPKEIQAIISFQKHFQARATDVILATIPKSGTTWIKALVFATMNRQRFGISNCHPLLTSNPHDLVPFLEYKLYADNEIPDLSDLPNPRLFATHVPFASLQNSIKNNSDCLIVYLCRNPFDTFISSWHFINKVRSDSLPPLPLEEAFDMYCNGVVGFGPFWEHMLGYWKQSLERPKNVLFLKYDDMKKDIISHLMVLAKFLGLPFSVAEEKEGVIEEIAKLCSFDNLKDLEVNNSGKAIKNFENKHLFRKGEVGDWVNYLSPLMVERLSKVIEENFGASGLKF; encoded by the coding sequence GTTGCAGAAGAGGATCAACAAGAAAAGATGGACAAGGAGTGCGAGGAGTTGGTTCTTTCTCTCCCCAAAGAGAAAGGGTGGCGAACTCCTTATCTCTACAAATTTCAAGGCTTCTGGTGCCAACCAAAGGAGATCCAAGCCATAATCTCTTTCCAGAAGCACTTCCAAGCTAGAGCTACTGATGTAATTCTTGCAACAATTCCGAAATCGGGCACCACTTGGATAAAAGCCTTGGTTTTTGCCACCATGAATCGCCAACGTTTCGGAATTTCTAATTGCCATCCATTGCTTACATCCAATCCTCATGATTTAGTTCCCTTCCTGGAATACAAGCTTTATGCAGACAACGAAATCCCAGACCTCTCCGATCTACCCAATCCAAGGCTATTCGCGACCCATGTTCCGTTTGCATCCTTGCAAAACTCTATCAAGAATAATTCCGATTGCCTGATTGTTTACCTCTGCCGAAACCCTTTTGACACTTTCATATCCTCCTGGCACTTCATTAACAAAGTGAGGTCGGATTCCTTACCCCCCCTTCCTCTAGAGGAAGCATTTGATATGTACTGTAATGGAGTGGTTGGTTTTGGCCCCTTTTGGGAGCATATGTTGGGGTACTGGAAGCAGAGCTTGGAAAGGCCAAAGAATGTGTTGTTTCTCAAGTATGATGACATGAAAAAGGATATCATCTCACACTTGATGGTACTGGCAAAGTTCTTGGGGCTCCCTTTTTCTGTTGCAGAGGAAAAAGAAGGCGTGATAGAGGAGATAGCAAAACTCTGTAGCTTTGATAATCTGAAAGATTTGGAGGTGAACAATTCTGGAAAAGCTATTAAGAACTTTGAAAACAAACACCTGTTTAGGAAAGGAGAGGTGGGAGACTGGGTGAATTATCTCTCACCATTGATGGTTGAGAGGTTATCGAAGGtcatagaagaaaattttggtGCTTCTGGTCTGAAATTTTag